The Stutzerimonas stutzeri RCH2 genomic interval TCTGGCCGAAGCCAGGGTGCTCAAGGACAAGCGCCAGGCGCAAGTGGACGATCTTACCCGACGTATCCAGCGCTTACGCCAGCAACTGGGAGAGGTCCGGTGAGAAGCCCATTAGTCATGGTGGTTGCCGCGCTGCTGTTGGTAGGTTGCGTCAGTCAGGAAGCCGAGCGCGAGATCAGTCAGGCCTCCACTACGTTGGAGCGCGTGCAGGCCGACAGCATGGCTCAGCGTGCTGCACCGAAGGATCTACAGCGCGCACTGGAAACGCTGCAGCGCGCGGAACGCTTCAACGATTACTGGGGCGGCACCGCGGACGCGCGCCATTACGCTTATCTGAGCCAGCGCTACAGCGAGATCGCCGATCAGCAGGGCGCGTTGTTGCAGCATCAGGAGCAGGTTGCCCGGCTGGAAATGGAGCGTGACCGGCTGCGCCGCATGTTGCAGGACGCCCAGTTGATGACGGTCGAGCAGCAGGGACGGTGGCTGGAAGATCAGATGATGAGCCTGGCGGCGAGCGAGACTGATCGCGGGATGGTGATGACGCTGGGCGACCTGCTGTTCCATGCCGGCAGTGCCAGTTTGAACAGCTCCGCCAACCGGACCTTGCTCAAGCTCGTGCACTTCCTCCAACTCAATCCGCAGCGCAAGGTACGCATCGAAGGCTACAGCGACAGTCGCGGCGACCCGCAAGCGAATCTCGAACTGTCCCAGGCCCGGGCGCAGACCGTGGCCGACTTGTTGGTGAGTCTGGGTATCGCGGGCGAGCGTATCGAGGTGCGCGGTTACGGCGAGCGATTCCCGCTGGCCGAGAACGCGTCGGCCCGGGGCCGCGCGCAGAATCGTCGAGTCGAAATCCTGTTCTCCGACGCCGAAGGCAATCTCGGCCCTGATCGCTAGCGACACTACGTCGACTGTTTCGCCCACACTCAGTGCAACTGTATCGGTTCCATTCTGGGCTACTGAGCTACTGTTACGGTTCAGTTGGCAGGAGACCGACGAAATGACCAATCTGTTGCTCTATCAGCGCATTGCCCAGCAGCTTGCCGAAGACATCCGGCGGGGCGTCTATCGACCCGGCGAGCGTGTGCCTTCTGTGCGCAAGATGAGCCGACAGCTCAGCGTCAGCCACGCGACGGTTTTGCAGGCATATGCCAACCTCGAGGATCAGGGCATGATCCGCGCGCGTCCGCAATCCGGCTTCTATGTTCACCAGACACCGGTTCTTACTGCGCCGACGCCGGATATCGCGCAGGTCGAGAGGCCGACGCTGGTCACTCGCAGCAGCATCATCAATCAGGTACTCAGCGAGTCACGCCGCGAGGGCCTGATCCCTCTGGGCGCAGCCGTGCCCCACGTCGATTACCTGCCGGTGCGGGCGCTCCATCAGCAGCTCGCCAAAGTCACGCGCTTCCAGAGCCCGCGGGCGTTCAGCTACATGTTCAGCCCAGGTTACGAGCCGTTGCGCCGCCAGGTCGCGATCCGCATGCGCGACGCGGGGGTGGTGGTCGATTCGAGTGAGATCGTCATTACCCATGGATGTGTCGACGCGTTGCAGATGTCTCTGCGCGTACTGACCAAGCCCGGCGATCTGATTGCGGCCGAGTCACCGACTTACTATGGGCTGTTGCAGTTGGCCGATCTGCTCGGACTCAAGGTCATCGAAATCCCCAGTGATCCCGATACCGGAATGAGTCTGGAGGCGTTGCAGTTGGCGGCGGGGCAGTGGCCGATCAAGGCGTTGGTGTTGACCGCGCGGCTGAGCAACCCGTTAGGCGTGAGCATGCCTGACCATCGGCAGAAGCAGCTGCTGAGTTTGGCGGCGCGCTTCGACATTCAGATTGTCGAAGACGATATCTATGGCGAGCTGATGTTCGAGCAGGATCAGTACAAGGCGCTCAAGTCCAACGACCGTGAGGGGCGGGTTATCTACTGCTCGAGCTTTTCCAAGACGCTTTCGCCGGGCGTGCGGATCGGCTGGGTCATTGCCGGTCGGTACCAGCCGGAGATCGAGCGGTTGCAGACGTTCAGTACCCACTCCGCCTGTAGCGTGACGCAAATGGGGGTGGCTGCCTATCTCGAGAACGGTGGCTACGACCGGCATCTGCGAGCGATTCGCCAGGAGTACCGCAAGAACCTCAGCGCCTTTCAATTGGCGGTACAACGCTATTTTCCGGAAGGCACCCAGATGACGCGGCCCAAGGGCAACTTCATTCTCTGGGTGAGCCTGCCGGTGCGGGTCAATACGCAGGACCTCCACGTGAGGGCGCTGGAGCAGGGCATCAGCATCGCGCCGGGGCTGATCTTCAGTAACACTGAACAATTCAACCACTGCATTCGTCT includes:
- a CDS encoding OmpA family protein translates to MVVAALLLVGCVSQEAEREISQASTTLERVQADSMAQRAAPKDLQRALETLQRAERFNDYWGGTADARHYAYLSQRYSEIADQQGALLQHQEQVARLEMERDRLRRMLQDAQLMTVEQQGRWLEDQMMSLAASETDRGMVMTLGDLLFHAGSASLNSSANRTLLKLVHFLQLNPQRKVRIEGYSDSRGDPQANLELSQARAQTVADLLVSLGIAGERIEVRGYGERFPLAENASARGRAQNRRVEILFSDAEGNLGPDR
- a CDS encoding PLP-dependent aminotransferase family protein, which produces MTNLLLYQRIAQQLAEDIRRGVYRPGERVPSVRKMSRQLSVSHATVLQAYANLEDQGMIRARPQSGFYVHQTPVLTAPTPDIAQVERPTLVTRSSIINQVLSESRREGLIPLGAAVPHVDYLPVRALHQQLAKVTRFQSPRAFSYMFSPGYEPLRRQVAIRMRDAGVVVDSSEIVITHGCVDALQMSLRVLTKPGDLIAAESPTYYGLLQLADLLGLKVIEIPSDPDTGMSLEALQLAAGQWPIKALVLTARLSNPLGVSMPDHRQKQLLSLAARFDIQIVEDDIYGELMFEQDQYKALKSNDREGRVIYCSSFSKTLSPGVRIGWVIAGRYQPEIERLQTFSTHSACSVTQMGVAAYLENGGYDRHLRAIRQEYRKNLSAFQLAVQRYFPEGTQMTRPKGNFILWVSLPVRVNTQDLHVRALEQGISIAPGLIFSNTEQFNHCIRLNCGLPWNNETERALRTLGQLALELCRDAQ